The Arvicola amphibius chromosome 4, mArvAmp1.2, whole genome shotgun sequence genome includes the window GAGACTCATCCCCAGACCTTAACTGTGATTCAACCTCTCTGCTACTTATCAACCTCTCCATATCCTCTGtaggacatacatacatacatatgcatgtgtctgtctgtctgaaatatggtttctattgctgtgaagagacaccatgaccacagcaactcttataaaggaaaacatttaattggagtgacttacagtttcagaggtttagtccattgtcatcatggcgggaaatggtgacatgcaggcagatatggtgctggagaaggagctgagaattctacatctgagagatccacaggcaacaggaagtgcactctcactgggtgtagcttgagcataggagacctcaaagcccaatcccccagtgacatacttactCTCAACAAGGTCaccacctactccagcaaagtcacacctcctaatagtgccactcaccctatagggaccattttctttcaaaccaccacaaatatatatatatatttacataaatgatatataatatatatgtccaTGTCATGTATATCTACATATCATTTTATCAGTATATGCACCTCTGCTTTCACACACACCTATCAGTAAGCATCACATACCTACGTGTACAAACACTGTGTGCTCCTGTGCACTCATcactgcacacacccacacatacagcCCTGTTACCCGGTAACATTAGCTTGCAGAACCAAAAACTGGTGGAAAATGGAAATCTGCAGGTGTGTTTTCAACATGATCAGGGCTTTGGAAAGGCTGCCCATGCTAGTTTGCCCTTGGACACCTAGATGCTGCCGCCTCACCCCGTGTGCTCCACAGGGCTCCTCTGATGATGATATATAATGAGATGATTGTTTGAGCCTGGGTCCCCATGACATCCAAAGACAAAGACGTGGTGTCCTGGCCAGTTTCTCCCTGGGATGCCATCCTTGAGGCTGCCAAAGACCAGCTGCCATCTCTGGATTCAGACTCCTCCCTGGTGAGCAAGAGCTTCTTCCCGGATATCAGCTGTCCAGCCGGGGCAAGGACAGCTTTAGGCACTCCTCTCTACAGACCCCTCTGATCTAGAGGGTTTATTTTACTCATCAATTCCTGAGTTTATTTCTGGGTACCTACATCCTTTAGGATTCTTTCTGGGTTTTCCAGAACTCTTGAGTATAGGTATTGGTGTTCAGTATCCTCCCTTGCAGTGGTCCTGACCCCCCAGGTGGGCTCAACACCAAAGTTCAGGTCTTTGCAACTTGTTGCTCTCAACTCTTGGGTCAGGTCAGGGCCAGTGCCAACCTCTGAGTAATAACCTTTTCAGGACACAATGATATGGTCCTGGAGAGATTCTGCTACTTGAAGTGGTTTGGGGTCACTGACAGTACCAGTAGTCATTTATACAGGTGGTCCACTGGTTAGAGACTTGGCACTCAGGTTGGCATAGAGTGAAGAACCAGGGTTCTGAAGCAAGACAGCTGATTGTGCCCAACCTGGGCATTTGCAAAGTTGAACTGAGCTAAAACTTGGGCATTATCCAGTGCATGGTGTGGCAAAAGAAGTAGAAGATGACAATACCTCGGTGCCCTAGTGCTGCCATTGCTTTGTGAAGAAGTCCCTGTAAGGTGGCAGGCCAGGgtcagcctctctcctctctggttAGAGAGAGCTAACCAAAGCCCTTGTGTTAAATGATAAGTCAGTATGAAAGTGAGCTGGCCTCCCCTTTAGCTACCCCTTCACTACCAGTACTCACTGCCAGCATTAATGCAAGATCTTGAGCCTGTGAAAAGGGAagtgtaatgatatttcatttgtgtcttaataaataaaacttgcctgaagatcagagtataaAACAGCCCCGccggtcagccttacagaccaggcagtggtaacacacacctttaatcccagtagccacactagttgccatagaaaccgggctgtgcgtgcctttaatcctagccctagagaggattataaaacaggaggagacagcactcagacagtctcattctgagattcctgaaggcaggatcaacatttaggcaggatcaccattttggactgaggttgaggtaaaagccagtgactggctattttgctttttggaccttaagattgaaccccaatttctttctctgagattttattaatcatgcatccGGGAAGCTCACATCTCACCAATATGAGGTGGGTGCTGCTGAGCCTCTTTTGGGGTTGGGCTGCAGAAAGCAACACAGGACATGGCCCTTTGCAGAGAACTGATCTTCCAGATGCTCCTGGGGTGGTTGGGTAAAGCATGGCTGCCTTCTCCTCTGAACCCACCCTTGTCTGTCTGCAGTCTGACTGTGAGGAAGAAGAACCCTTCATCTTTCAGCGAAACCAGCCTGTCCTGATTCCAGACCTGGCTGAGGAGCTGGCTGAAGATCCTCTTGAGTCTGGGATCTGGATTGCTGTAGGAAGGAGTTCTTCACCTGAGGTCTGTGGGACATAGGCTTGGGGGACCTGCTAAGTACCCTGGAGGAGTCATGGGTTTGGTGATTGCAAATCTCGCAAGGATTCCACCAACAGTGTAGGTCTAAATGCTTAAAACCACTGGTTTTTGCCTCTTCCCCCCCAAGGGAACACTTGGGTGTTCAACACATAAGCATGGCCGCTCCCAACACTGTAAGTACATTGGggtttctatttgatttttgctgcctgctgccctttttgttttcttccaagaCACTCTGTACTGTCTGGCCATTGTCACAGCTGCCTGTCTCAAATCAAATATCTCTCCCTAACCAAACTAATTCATAGCTACTCAAGCTTGCTGAATGTACAATGACTAAGTGCTCCAGCAGGAAGCCTAAGGGAGGTGTCTGAGTGTCGTTACAGTAGTGCTCAATGCTGGCTACTCTAGTAGGAAATCAGGGGAGGAGTGGGAACCAGCACAGGCTTGGGCTTGCAGTCTGTGGAACTGCCcatacttccctccctccctcccctctcttggCCCTGCGAGAGACCAAGGCCTCTACCTAAACTCAATGATTACTCCAGATATGATGGTATAAGCATGTAATCTGAGCTACATGGAAGGTGAGGCAAGAGCATCAAAAGTTCaagacagaggctggagaggaagactcagtaattaagagagcttgttgctcttacagaagacccaggtttggtttccagcacctgcatggtagctcacaaccaactatatCTCTGTTTCCAGCCCcacttttggcctctgtggactcctgcacacacatggtgcacataatcatgcatacatacttataaaatcataaataaaccaaaactCCATCAGTGGCTTGATAATGTGAATGAATTGCTATCCCAATAGATCCCCATCTGCAGCTTTTATCCTTAGCTACCCAAGCCTGTCAGACCTCTTAACTCTTCTGATGTGGCTGTGACTGACATACTTTCCAGTGAAAACACTGGCAGGCCAAACATCTCTACAGGCCAGACTGAGCTCCAGGAGCCCCTCAGCTCTGGATAACTGCCCTCTGCTCAGTTCTTCCTAGCATCATTGAGGCAAACTGGGTGTGCTGAAGAAGACCACCTGACCTACCCACCTCCACCAAAACACTCATAGACGCTAATATAAAATAGCACCCCTCATCCTCCCcaggaaaatctaaaagacaaCTAGGACTCTGGTCAGTTTAGGTGACATGATTTTCATGaactgatttcttcttttctgtaagGACAACCAACTCTTGGGAGAGGGGCAATGGGCTGGAATCGTTTGGGAAATAGTGGCAACGTCCATGACATGACAAGTTGTTGAACTAAAAGGGCTCAAAATGGAGCCCATGAGGTGCCTTgatgggcaaaggcacttgctgctcagCCTGACACTCTGAGTTCCATGCCCAGGGCCCACATAGTGGATGGAAAGAACTGATTCTTGgctaccctctgacctccaccataTCATGTAtaccctgtgtgtgtgcctgcgtgtgtgcgcgtgtttgTAAAGTATGTCTTTGCGGGTACTCACCAATGATGGCTTTTTTTCTCTAGCCACTTCTGGTTCCTGGGAGATTAGCCATAGAACCTAGAAGTGGACAGATGGTAAGACAGAAGGACTTGGCCCCTCAGGAAAGAAGAAGCCCTGGCTGGTCTTGCCAGAGCTGTGTCGAGATCAGCCCTATTCttctggaggtggaggaggaccCACCCTGGCTGGAAGGCAACCTTAGAAGCCTGTCTAGCCACAAAGGATCCCAGAGTCCCCCATGGACTTCCCAGGGAGAAGAAGCCACTTTTCCTTTGGAAGGAGAGCTGAAGACAGAGCCCTCTGATACTGACGAGTGCAGAACACTccgcagggagaggaggaggatgataGAGAAGGATATCCTTCAGAAAGTGACCCAGGCTTCCAAGAACGCAGCCTGTGGTGACCACGGCCAGGCTGCAGACTCAGGACCCTGGCTAGAAGTATCCTCGGAGCAGTCTCGGGAAGGGTGTCCAGTGCTCTCACTCCAGGTGGGTGTGtccactgcctggcctgcctTCAGGCCAGACCCCCGCAACATGGCCACAGCCCTGCCATACTGTTGAAGCTGGGACCAGCTGTCCTCTAAGACCTTAGGCCCAAATCTCAGGTCCACTGGCCAGCAAGTATGTGGAAAGGCTGGCACGGAACTCACCCTCAGTGAGAACTAGTGATAATGACTACACTCACTACGATGGATGACTCATGATACTCTGCTGGCTGCAGCTGTTGTAAAGTGAGGGTTCCTACTGCAGAACCTTGCTGCAGCCTTGTAATCACGAGCTTTATCATTTCAGCAACTTGAAGGCTGGGATTTGGATTACATCCTTCAGAGTCTGCCAGGGCGAAAAGACAGCCAGGGTGACAATGCTCCCAGAACTGCGTGGTGGTTAGCTGACCGCTGCCAAAACCAAGGTCTGACCTTCACCACAGAAGTCCGAGTGAATCCCCATAAGTATCTCCTTCCAAGCCACTCAGTGGCGGGGGTAGGGAATGGGCAAGGCTCTCACCCCTTACTGTCCTCAGCACACTCACTGCCCAGTCTTACAAAAGACTTCTTTCATAATACATACAGCTGCTGCTCAGCCAGGCATGTTCAGGCCTTCAAATTTACCTGCCCTGTGGTCcaccctttttcttcctccagcttccttcgttttcctcttcctcttctgcaggaaaGCAGAACCTGTCTCTTGCTCCCTTTCAGGCAGCTAAAACACTTATTCATCCCTCATTCTATTTGAAAGCATTGTACTCTCACTGTGCTCATGGCCTTGCTATgaacagctttgtttgtttttttaaaatatttatttatttattatgtatacaatattctgtctgtgtgtatgcctgctggccagaagagggcaccagacctcattacagatggttgtgagccaccatgtggttgctgggaattgaactcaggacctttggaagagcaggcaatgctcttaacctctgagccacctctccagccccgctttgtttgttttttgagacaggagcaggttttctctgtatagccctggctgtcctggaactctctctatagccTGGACTggtctcaaagtcagagatccacctgcctctacctcctgagtgctaggattaaaggcatgtgtcacctcCGCCCGATTTATGAGCAGCTCTGTAAAAGGCTCCACACATTCTCTCCACTCATGCAGGCCCCAAGCGCAGGTGGATGCACATCTGAGCTGGGGAGCAAGGACAGGGCCTGGGTGTCCATGTCCAGTGCCAGACCAGAGACTCCACTAGACTGACAGCCACTGGGATGTTTGAAGCAAggttttttaagtttatttttttcttctatataaTTGTTTTGCCTGTAGGCATGTATATACTACCACATGGTCATCTGTGCATGCCCCAGGaaagggcagcagatcccctgaaactggaattacagttgtgagccactgtgtgggtgctgggaattgaacccaggtcctctgcaagagcagcaagtgctcttaatcactaatcTAGCTCTCTCTAGCCctacctctgttttgtttttgagatggggtcttactgtttagccctggttgacctggaacttggaACATGATATGTTGGCCAGATATGTTGAACTTgtatctgcctgtgtctgcctcctgagtgctgatattaaaggtgtgcatcaccttgacttttgttttgagacaaggtcttacatcGTAGTCtgtactggcctggaactcttggcaattctcctgcttcaaacTTCAAAGTGATGCCACTAATGAGCATGTGACAGCATTTCTGCTTCAGCAGAGCTTCCGGGTGTGGTAgagtgggtcctctgcaaggttGGCAGAAATGTATCATGAGTACCTCTCTGGAGGGTGCTACGGCAGGACCTAGTCTCTTTTTTAAATGCTCATGGCTCTTGGATGAAGCTGttcctttttgtttagttttattttgttgagacatGTAGTCCAAGGTGGCTCAAAACTCTTTATGTAGctgaaactggccttgaactcctgatctttcttctaccttccaagtggTGAGATTTCCACTTCCACTGGAGAATCTATTCTATTTGGGAAATCTCTTGTTTAAACACATACCCCAGGATGTTCTGCTGTGCACTGTAAGACAACAAAAacttgcctggtggtggtggcacatgtctgtatcccaacactcgggaggcagaggtaagtggatctctgtgagttcaaggccagcttggtctacagagtgagttccagggcagtcaagggtacacagtaaaaccctgtctcaagaaaaaaaaagaacctttgaAAACTTGGAAACAGCTCCTATTCAATAGGGGTTCTGCTTTAGCTAAAAATCAAGCTCATCAGAGAGTGCACTCAGCTCAGTGAATAAAGTCTATTCATAGAAAGGTGTAAAGAGATGAATGCGGTTGCTGGGTTGTAGTTCAGTGACAGAATGCTTGATAGCaggcgcacgcgcgcgcgcgcgcgcgcgcacacacacacacacacacacacacacacttctgtataGGCCTGTTTGCTACTTTTTGGAAAGTACAAACATCTATGTCACAAGGCTCAAGTGTAGCAGCCTCTCTTGATGTGACAATCCCCTGACTTTGCCAAGAGGAGCTGAAGCCTCAGAGAGATCTGAGGTGGGGGCACATTTCAGACCTGAGCTAAGCAACCTCCTCTCCTGGCTACCCCCAGGGCACACCACTGGACTCTCTCAGGACATACTGCTGGAGCAGCTGGCCCTCCTGTGTGCCACTCAGTCCAGAGTCTGCAATCCTACCCAGAAGGTATCTGCTGACAACCCCCAAGGCACTGAAGAACCGGAAGCCAGAAGCAGGTGGGACTCCCACCAGCCACACCCACAGCCATTGCTTTAGAACCAGCCTGCCTCTAGGCAGTATCATTTGGGCCTACCGGTGGGGCACTTGGCGCGTACTTTCTCTTTGAATAAGGACTCATTTAGGCAAATGCtccaatatctttatttttactgatggggAAACTAAGGttcagattgccatgcctctcccaGGTCATCAGTGGCGGAGCTGTGTATTGAGCCCCAAAGCTGTCTCATTCCCTAACACAATAGGTACTTTCTCTTAGCACTGACATGACTTCCCTGGAAATAGCAGAATTATCACATTACCCTGCTCCTCTGACCAGATTGATTAGTCTAGCTTTGAACCCAGCCAGGCCAATGGGAACCTTTCCCTGGACTTTTGTAGTTTGGCTTGGGTAGGAAGATGGAAGGGCTGTGGGCAGCCACCTGTCCTGGACAAGCAGGGAAGCAAACTGGGACAGAGTGAAGCTGGAGATGGGGTCACCTGAGGCACAACATTCTGCCTTTCCCAGACTGCTTCTTTTACCGTTTTCAGGAGTCTG containing:
- the Dnaaf8 gene encoding LOW QUALITY PROTEIN: dynein axonemal-associated protein 1 (The sequence of the model RefSeq protein was modified relative to this genomic sequence to represent the inferred CDS: inserted 1 base in 1 codon; substituted 1 base at 1 genomic stop codon), with translation MTSKDKDVVSWPVSPWDAILEAAKDQLPSLDSDSSLSDCEEEEPFIFQRNQPVLIPDLAEELAEDPLESGIWIAVGRSSSPEPLLVPGRLAIEPRSGQMVRQKDLAPQERRSPGWSCQSCVEISPILLEVEEDPPWLEGNLRSLSSHKGSQSPPWTSQGEEATFPLEGELKTEPSDTDECRTLRRERRRMIEKDILQKVTQASKNAACGDHGQAADSGPWLEVSSEQSREGCPVLSLQQLEGWDLDYILQSLPGRKDSQGDNAPRTAWWLADRCQNQGHTTGLSQDILLEQLALLCATQSRVCNPTQKVSADNPQGTEEPEARSRSALAEPGFXTEPAQKLAESRRLKTEPSHHLHXPCRQTEPSEPQEHQSQESSEHSSSDSEEEGMETAGPGQGVSSWEWRDCTGKSQLLQQLRAFRKGAGPSHLSTSDRHGGQKTQAPEDTAESQTGRKKHIKLWAEKQNALDLGGPLGTQPARKVLLPAMGQLHSTQVNGPRKECKGVADFYLQQPPPWSLYSLPVFNGHGPSGLRRLTLDPTQPVSRI